The following coding sequences are from one Streptomyces sp. NBC_00536 window:
- a CDS encoding SsgA family sporulation/cell division regulator, with the protein MNTTVSCELHLRLVVSSESSLPVPAGLRYDTADPYAVHATFHTGAEETVEWVFARDLLAEGLHRPTGTGDVRVWPSRSHGQGVVCIALSSPEGEALLEAPARALESFLKRTDAAVPPGTEHRHFDLDKELSHILAES; encoded by the coding sequence TGCGAGCTGCACCTGCGCCTCGTTGTGTCGAGCGAGTCCTCACTGCCTGTACCCGCGGGCCTGCGGTATGACACGGCCGACCCCTACGCCGTGCACGCCACCTTCCACACCGGCGCCGAGGAGACGGTCGAATGGGTATTCGCCCGCGACCTCCTCGCGGAGGGCCTTCACCGGCCCACCGGTACCGGCGACGTCCGCGTCTGGCCGTCCCGCAGCCACGGTCAGGGCGTCGTATGCATCGCCCTGAGCTCACCGGAGGGAGAAGCACTGCTCGAAGCACCCGCACGAGCACTCGAGTCGTTCCTCAAGCGGACGGACGCCGCGGTCCCACCCGGGACCGAACACCGGCACTTCGACCTCGACAAGGAGCTCTCCCACATCCTGGCCGAAAGCTGA
- a CDS encoding CGNR zinc finger domain-containing protein: MQIPHDTRRALDVVVAVVNTAAEAGQPDGLADVGSLRAFVHEFAISDVGELSARDLSGVRAVRAKFAQIFAAPNSRAASVLINELVATAGTTPQLTDHDGYDWHVHYFAPGASVGDHLAADGGMALAFIVVSGEQERLRRCEAPDCRRAFVDLSRNRSRRYCDSRTCGNRLHVAAYRARRKDAAADPVPGQVSEQEEVVHGGEQQQDADHR; this comes from the coding sequence TTGCAGATCCCCCACGACACCCGGCGCGCACTGGACGTCGTCGTCGCCGTCGTGAACACCGCGGCCGAGGCCGGCCAGCCCGACGGGCTGGCGGACGTCGGCTCGCTGCGCGCCTTCGTGCACGAGTTCGCCATCAGCGACGTCGGCGAGCTGAGTGCCCGCGACCTCTCCGGCGTGCGCGCCGTCCGCGCCAAGTTCGCGCAGATCTTCGCGGCACCGAACTCCCGTGCGGCCTCCGTACTGATCAACGAGCTGGTCGCGACGGCGGGCACCACGCCCCAGCTGACCGACCACGACGGCTACGACTGGCACGTGCACTACTTCGCCCCGGGCGCCTCGGTCGGCGACCACCTGGCGGCGGACGGCGGGATGGCGCTCGCCTTCATCGTGGTCTCCGGCGAGCAGGAGCGGCTGCGCCGCTGCGAGGCCCCGGACTGCCGGCGCGCCTTCGTCGACCTCTCGCGCAACCGGTCGCGGCGCTACTGCGACAGCCGGACCTGCGGGAACCGGCTGCACGTGGCGGCGTACCGGGCCCGCCGCAAGGACGCGGCGGCGGATCCGGTGCCAGGGCAGGTGTCAGAGCAGGAAGAGGTCGTGCACGGCGGCGAGCAGCAGCAGGACGCCGATCACCGTTAG